The window AGTCACCCAATTATggccaggccgagctcagaaggcccatctcagaaggccgagcctaGAAGGCCAAGCTAAGAAGGCCGAGCCCAGGAGGCCGAGCTTAGGAGACCAacttcagaaggccgagctcaggagGCCAACTCCAGGAggccgacctcagaaggccgacctcgtcgtccacATTCTGCAGCCATGCCCTGTAGCAGCCTCcccgcaccatgctttgcttgctggccacgccacgacatattaaccagggaccataccctactgttggaaattgtatcctaagagtcaatcgtcagtatgttgatgattgaattttgtaaataaattgacaaattaataaagtgttatttggcattattcatcatttcattatacattttcaaatgaactcttatatgatgaagtccttaggacttattttataataaagaaggatttatcttgaagtccttaaaactgttcatgatcaaatgatatgctgttactaggatgacagcattatcgagattagatcgttgtatgacatatacgttggttgtcctcttaaccaaggagtgtggagatactgatatgtcacacaggtgaagtgtaggggtacatttcactgaatgtgactaatttcggaatgctctactgtcgagagatattCCGAATGAATATGGGTATATATGTCCCTccaacctgagatcaccatggtgaccagcaagcaactcactgtactttagtATCAGACTATCTgagtttctaattcagggacGAAAGGTTACCGGGTGCAGCCAAGTACTTGCAAAATCAgtgcgtgagtcaagatggaattgacccctcctgaaaacaggagataatgctttgtgtttaatttagcaagaccttggccaggataatccttatgaggagtcacaggatttctaaagttgatcacatagaggatgtacttattacagagttgacagagttaatcacctaattgcagttaaaagaattttcaaataactaataggaacaaaagatatagggttgtggtactctaaagaatcaagcatagacttaatagggtatactaattctgactttgctggttgtaaacttgatagaaaaagcaccagcggattatgtcaattcttaggagaaacataatttcatggtttagcaagaaacaaaactcggttgcattatctacggcggaagccgaatatgttgctgctagAAGTTGTTGTACACAAATTctttggattaaacaacaattggaagattatggcattaaacaagataagatttccataaactgtgataatacaagtgccataaatctaactaaaaatccaattcagcactcaagaactaaacacattgagataagacatcacttcataagagatcatgtgttaaatggtgatgtgatgcttgaatttgtttgtactgatgatcaacttgctgatatcttcacaaaattcttgagtgaagatcgattttgtactcttagaagagggttaggagtgattgatccatttctttgattctttcattgattttgatcattaatttacGTTTGATATAGTATTCCACATCTATGATTATCAAATCATTTTTTAAGCTCTAAAGATTACcatatctctcttttggcagaTATTAACTGAGaatttggttatgtgccagagttcgagtcgactcggataattctgagagtcgactcatgggcgagtcgactcgcaaattttcaagagtcgactcgaggtcggaaatccgtctTTTAACCCTAAACAAAATGATTTTTTCCAAATCATTCTTTTCGGCCaccactgttccaaaaccctcgAGTCGTCTCCCCCGATCGTCTCCGCCTCCTCTCTTCATTTTTCCTCCGATTTTCCTCCCTTTTCACGTCTTTCCATCCTTGggtaggtcaaaatgcctagaaaaatTGCTGTACCtcgccggaagagacctctcgcAGCAAACGGCGTCGAGAGACGATCCAAGGCgcggaatgaacccgtgaggtCACCTCCTCCGGTTCCCTCTCCACCTCGGTCGGTTCCCTCGCGTTCGTGCGCCGGGAGGGTTGAGAAGAGAGGAAagtcgattttgacttcctctctcgTGAAGGGTTCACCTTAGGGCACATCTTAGGGCCCAAAGtctagagtatttttgttcccttGAACTTCCCACATACCCAGGGTTAGTCCGAAAGTTCTATGGCACCGTCACACGGGGTGGCGGCGGTATCCAAGGGAGGGTAAACAATGTCCCCATTTCCATCTTGGAGGACCTCATTGAACgagtcctccacctctctcATAAGGGTATAGCTCCCACTCACCCTACtaataggactgaggcccttacggtcatCCTAGGGAGAGCACCCTAGTCCCCCATTGAGGAGGCTTTCGCAAATTAGCTCTCCGCTAAGATGCGCCTCCTACtgattatcatctctcgcaCCCTCTTTCCTAAAATGGGTAAGTTTGACTTTATTTCCGAGAGAGATCTAGCTATCATGTTCAACATCCTACATGACGTCCCTCTCAACTTTTCTAAACTTATTTACAGTTATATTTGTGAACCTTTAGATAAACCTAGACTGAGTCTTCCCTATGGTATGCTCTTCACCTTGATccttagggagttagaggttccTATCCCCAAGGGAGAACCCTCTCATACACTTAGATACACTGACCATATGGGCGAGAggactctccaccgaatgggATTCCATAAGGTGGAGGGTACCTAGGTAAGGAAAACTTCTTCTACCATACCATCTGACCCCACTGCTTGTCACTCTCCCATTTCTGAACCTGAACCAGATATCTCTGCAGATCCCTCCACCTTCCCATCCACTGCtagcccttcatccactgctgGTCCATCATCCACTatgccaccacctcagcagcccctTGAGGTTAGGATTAGTAGTGAGCAGTTCAAAGAATTGAGGGATGACATTTTGAGAGAATTAAGGAGTACTACAAGCACACCCTCTACTGATCTGACCCCCTCCACTGCAGTTGTTTCTATGATGATTGCTGAAGTGAAGGAGGAGTTATCTAATCTGAAAAGTCTTATTCAGGGTCAATACATGAGATGCTCAGACATTCAGGAAGCTACAAAGTAGATGCAAGACTCAGTCAGATCCGAGCTGTTGAGCCTAAATTCAGGAGCTGAAAGGGTAGCAAACGCTATCATAAACAAGCTTGATACAATCACTGACAGCGTAACCCAACTGACCCAAACCCAAGCTAGGACTACTTCAGAAATTATTGTGCAACTGGGGAACATCTCTGAGGGAGTTCATCTACTTATGGAGTGTCAGCGCAGAAATATTGgagcttcatcttcttcctcgagACGTCCACCTTCCTAGACTTGTatttttcttgaaaatcatATGAAGTCCTTTTGGACTTTCAATCATTGTACTCAATTGTGTAATACTTGCAATGAATTAAAAAGTCTTTTTCTCAAAACTTGTGTATTGTGTATTCTTTCTGTGCTTTGAGTACTATGtacttctttgtctcatcttgtatgtttttgactctttgatacttcacctttttgctatgatgacaaaaagagggagaacatatgatatattgtaaataaagggaatcactaaacaagaaaatttttaagcaaaatgtgatttgttcttagtggattcgatacttcgaggctcattatctctctgttgggctCCTCAagaagtaatctccagaatctattcaaggaatattcggagattagttgaatcatattcaaaaacaaatcgtcagatttttccttctctaattaaaagaaattttaaaaaaaaacttgaacaaAGTTCAAACAAAATAGAATGCAAATATTGAggaggagaatctgaaattctaagaaagcaaattcattaaagacatataagccaaacaattgattgcatgatttgaaggcttatataattctaaatgaaaggggaagctttaatttcaaagtatactgactcatacctttcacttttggatacactaaatgactagacatttaaATTCATTTCGGAACTTTACTATAATTCACTGCttgattgagcaattcactttacaaatactcaatgttttgtcatcatcaaaaaagggaagattgtggagtgattgagtaaacccctatttgattttgatgagctcaaagcatttgagtatatgtattttatgttgtactaatgaattcaatctagtatttcaggcaaatatgtgtGAATTTCTAGTTAAGTGCCTTAAGCtctggttcaaagtaatttggataagtattggactcaatttgaaccaaagtctgcatcccaagtcgactccggaagattacgagtcgactccgagtggtTTAAAGATTCttgcacaagctcgagtcgactccgactgagaacaaacagaaagacaaaaagaagagtttcagaccctgtcagcgagtcgactccaaaaggtttcgagtcgactccgatacttgccgagccgacttccgacagttccgagtcgactccaaagggtaacagacagaaagacagaacgatggattttaaaccctgttaccgagtcgactccagaaggttacgagtcgattCCGACATTTGGCGAGTCGATTCTGACGTTTTGCGAGTCGATTCCGAGTTACGTCCGAGTCGACATCCAaaggaaagcagtctgaaaggtAGAGAACCAATATCggaaccctgtgaacgagtcgactccaagagttccAGAGTCAACCCCCaaatcagccgagtcgactccaacaaagcacgagtcgactccgaggcagatcagttcaataGACAGAGAATCGattttttggactctgagaacgagtcgtctcctgaagatctcgagtcgcctctcaagatagccgagtcgactccaagaaaatccgagtcgactcgaggaagaaaaacagaaagatgGATTTCTGCAATCCTaagaacgagccgactcctaagtgctcgagtcatctccagatgttggcgagtcgactcgaggtttggtccgagtcgactccaggacgggacaagcactttaattcaaatcctgaacaacgggcgagtcatctccagtaaagcatgagtcgactccagcaacagccgagtcgactccagatcgcacgagtcgactccagatcgcacgagtcgactccagcaacagccgagtcgactccagcaacagccgagtcgactccagatcgcacgagtcgactccagatcgcacgagtcgactccagacgggacagaacggctccaaatcactctctaaTAGCTAGTTTTCGAATggaaccacttaaatagccagagtgaacagtagtagacaacaagagagccATTCTATCTgagcattaaagcatttcaactaccaagagcttcttaagagtaaatacaagcaaaagaaggaagaggggcattcAACTCAATCCAAGAAGTActttcttcgcattcaaggctctactactgtcctccaatcttcagtgctttcaagaggagacccaaaaaTCGAGAAGCTCCTACTTTCCaatctaaaatctgtttgagggcttctaactttactttgCTTATATTATTCTcacatctgctttttagaagctttctttgtgaactcccaaactttgtttttcttacttgattcaatcaggggattgaatcaagggttgtaaggtttgttggtgagctaaagataaaaccaacagtgtaaggttgtggttggtaaatcggaaaaaaccaactgggtttgattgtgaacctggaaaaacaatcggatggttctagttggtgagcctgtgaaaaccgaccgagttcgttgtgatctcgtgaaaacaataagttgggttgtgagcttgtaaaacaaccggctgtaatcctagggatcaTAGTGAACACTCAAGTGCGGcttagggagtggacgtaggagcaagagttggctctgaaccactataaacttttctgtgtttgtattggttgttgtttctttctctctcttcactcactgcatctagtaaactaactaatttgcttgcaatagatttagttaattactcattatagttttaattggtcaagatttaattaaaatccaattcaccccccctcttgggttgtctccttgggcaacactatGCAACGCTCCATCTACATTTCAAACCGCCATGAATGAGGTATTCCGATCGCACCTAAGCaagttttttattgttttcttcgATGACATTTTTGTTTATTCCAAATCCATGGATGAACACATGCAACACTTGGATCTTGTTTTATGCATCTTGGAAGAGTACCACTTTTACATCAAAACTTTCAAGTGCGCCTTTGTTCAAGAGGAGCTTGAGTATCTTGGGCATATTGAATCCGATGATGGTGTGCGCGTCAACTCGCACAAGATTGAGGCCATGACTGATTGGCCATTGCCCAAAGATGTCTCGGCCTTAAGAGGATTCCTAGGGCTCACTGGCTACTATAGGCAGTTTGTGAGGGACTACAGTCTCATTGCAAAGCTGCTCACTTCTATGCTAAAGAAAGATGGGTTTGAATAGACAGATGTAGCCCGACAAGCCTTTGAAGACTTAGAAAGGGCCATGACTCAAACCTCGGTGCTTGCCCTACCCAATTTCAGCAAACCTTTCCAAGTCTTCACAGATGCAAGTAATGAAGGGATAGGAGCGGTCctagcacaagaaagacaaccCTTGGCTTACATATCCAAAGCCTTAGGGCCACAAAAGAAAGCTTGGAGCACATATGCATGAGAAATTGCTCGCCGTGGTGCATGTGGTTAAAGTTTGGAGACCTTATTTACTTGGAAGGTGCTTCACCATAGTGACCGACCAATAAGCACTACAGCATCTACTCCAACAAAAGATTGTGACTCCGGAGCAACAAAAATTCCTGGTAGAACTTTTTGGCTTTGAATATGATATTGTCTATCAACTAGGACAAGAAAACAAGGTGGCGGATGCTTTATCTAGAAAGGAGGGAAGCTCGGTTCTCGATGTCACCCTTGAGGATAAGGGTCTTCTGCAAGAGGGGGGGAATGATGAGACCTTCAGCCCGTCGAGCCAAATCCATGCAGGTTCAGCCGAGACCAAGCTTGGCCAAGGCCAAGGCTTGGGCCAAATACATTGCATGGAGGCTTGCCTAGCCCTCGACCAACTAAGTCAGAAGGAAGCTCTCGGGCTAAGCCTATCCACATCAGACCACAACAGGCTAAGCCCGACCTCATTAATACACGCCTAGCTAAACCCAATCAAAGGGGCCACACACCAGCAAGTACAAAGGATCCATGTGCGCCCAAGTGGCACGTCACCTAGCTCTCTGCAAACCCATGCCCAGCAGAAGACTAAGTCAATAGCAAGCCAAGCCAAGTCGTAATCATGCAAAGGTCACAAGCATGGGGGCATAAAGGAAAAGCCCCCCCATTCCAGGAATGCAAATATCAGCAATCCGTGGAGGAGTCCTAGGACTCTTCCATGGCCATCCAATCTAGGTGAGCAAGGGCCCAGATTCAATAGGCCGAAGATCAATGCACCATGTGCGCGTGCCACATCATCCATCCATGCACATGGGAGAATTCAaacaaggaaggaaatcaagggACAACTAAGGAGCTACAAGGGCTGCCAAAAGAAGACTCCATCAGCGCCAAACAAATCAGCAATCCGCGTGAAGGAGGACACATGTCACGGCCTAAGAAAATCACATTCACATCCTGAGAGcatttttttcctttgcattttcaGCATGTGACTCGCATGGAagaagtttgaatttgaatttgaatttctcCTCATGCGACTTATTAGGAACTTATTTCATGCTCACcttcttcatttgatttttagCATATGACCCATATGGGagaagtttgaatttgaatttgaatttcttccCCATGCGGCTGATTAGAAACTAATTTCATTATCTCACCAATAAGCCATGTATGGCACATGAGTCTTAGGTCTATAAAAGAGGATCTTAGGCCTTTTGTGAGGCAATCTTAAATCAAACGTCATTTAGCTCTTTTGAGTTGCAAGTCCCTTAGGGAGTCGGCCGCAAGGCTTGGGCTAGAGTAGGATAAATCAATCCTTTCTAAATTGTAAATGCTAGATGATCCCTTTCCGACTTTACTAacatctttttctttcattgttagatgtatggccAAGTAGTTAATCGAGCTGacacataattttttttgagacatagttttgtacttgactttattattattgaataataaataggcatctttatcattcatattgtgtatatgtctatgaatcatccaaaaaattaataagatgatgatacatatctcaaaagttgagaatttgagccatgtgtcattggtgattaattcctaaatgttcttgatcgatggatcatcacgaggatggtgattgatccaatgagattagtgcacagattgcttttcttttggatggacgagtctcgagtccacagtgtaggaaaaCTGGAGTAAtactgcaggtgcttgttagagaacaaggataccGAGCATGACCAaagtaagaagtcacttggatatctatctactcgttagtgacttacttgatgtgcagtactgtatgactggtcctttgacctgcggtggtTCGGCTAtttacagtgaggttgctgtagtttgactgtacatatacatggtctatAGCCATATAGGTCCTTATGGTgcaaattggctgcagtaggttcactatagaagtagggtatgcacctacatgaaATCTATAGAGTTTGGTAGATAAGGAGGGaatgagttcgtaagaccttagATAGGATAGTATGTAAAGTGAAAaaggagtttttcactctcaaactaaagtcgaataaattttgacatatgatagacgatgggctttgacgagttatctatgacctccgtcttgtaggaatCTACGATAGAAGGATCGTATCATACGATAATTGTACCTAAAGGTTCATTCATTCCATTCGGCTGGGTAGCcattacatgctgctaggtgtcaatggtggatggtgagactcacagggattatcttgatggtcAATGATCTTTGGTAagatgagttggaattgttccaacccattgaaaggagttttcaatgatgttgtgatagagatcacaatatatctcactaccagacagaatagaacctatagggtcacacacattagaggtattgattgATCCGATGGTTGGATTATGATTTGTAATCATAATAGttcataattatcaatttgattggtaattggtttaacccactaagaattagtaagttgaagaaggaataattgtaattagattgcaatttgattgaatcaattggacttaattaattgggcttgatcttattagataaggttcaagaggtctacttggagtaggactcctaaagtcctaattagattagaatttcaaattattagagtcctacttagagtaggattcctaaagtcctaattggattaggactaaaattatatgagtcctaattggagagTCTGTATTAATTTTGATTtaatagataaagatgactcctaattagattaaaaggaaaagaaaaaagggggcCAGCCCCCCTTGgttcttttctttggtgattggcggcctcctctcctctcctttcttccaccgtaaaaagaaaaggcagcaagtgtttctccttttcttcttccctctcctcttcttcttccttaagagggagcaatcaaaatgttggtagctaaaagaaagagagattcagccatcaaaagctatctctgtaagggagctagcactctaGGGATTCAaaagtttggattggtcctcttcttcgtgtggatactcgTAGAGGCCGGAGATATGTGTggcttcaagcgagcctttCAGTattaccacgatcatcagattgcggtgaacATCTACCTAcacaaggtaaagatctgatctttcttatctaaactaattaatcctaaTTTAACGGATCCGTGCATACTTCTTCCGCTGCGGATTTAATTTTCTGCAGCATGCACggttttccaacagtggtatcagagccatggttgcatagattaagattagaattaatggTTAAAGGTatgttagatctgaaaatttaaagattatgtttgctggatttttctgcatgcagaattttcaggttgctgatttttctacatgctgatttttatgtatataaattaatgattctattgctATGTTAATGTGATTGCAAGTAATTAGAATCatgtcttgcatgatcagcaactcatatgatgacataatcagttaaatattcagatctgtaattttattcatgcatgagatgcatgtggtgatgatcatagatggaTCTTTTTTGTGCAGAAAATATTCTGCAATATTCTATGATGTTATGTGATGACATGTAATTTAGAAATTCAGATGCCTGCATGCATCTTATATTGTTTTAATTAGCATAGTTTTcggggatgtaatctgtgatgtgtttgcacGTCAATGGTTGATCGATGCATACCTCTATAAGCACGAATTGTGCGGATCGAGATCGagagttgattgaagatggatcaagaagTTGATCACGATTGGATCAAAGGTGCTCAAGATCgaatcaagagttgaagacgatctaaccaattaacgtgcatgtgcttgtactatgaccctcATCCTGaaaccatgatcatcaccagttattTTTGTTTATGTTTTAAGGGCAGATTATTATTTGCATGAAATGTAAATAATTAAAATGatgaaagagacctaaattaaatcttCTCGAATAAATATTAAGTCCAGCGGTCTTCAACTGTAGTAGAGCAGCTAACATCTTTTCGATGTTAACTCGTCTCAGCTGCTTACAATGGTTAATTgcatcgggggggggggggacctctctattagcatgagatgttgcggggtaaagataaggttgggcccaataactattaggtgaagGTGTTTCTCTACCTGAGGAAtgtgagagattcgagaaaatagtgagagatgtatttgttttaaaagatcctaaaataaattaagatcaagtataaaatctaactagaatttactctctacagatcattaTGTCCGCTTTTAACCCTTTGATCcgaattcttgagaccaaccgtcTAACTAGAACCAATTAtaaggactggctaagaaacttgaaaattattttgagTTGCGAAAAAATAGTCTATGTACTCGACAATGATATATCCTCCCCACGTTACTAGCACGTCCGACCACTGATCAGCGTGCTACACATGATAAGTGAACGGATGATGCCATTTGGGTTaggtgctacatcatggcaccTAGTccaatgaacttcaatgccagcataagAACATGAAAACAGCTTGGGACATATTGGCTAacttgcaagagttgtatggcgaGCAAAGTCGAGAGCAcattttgaagtatccaagaggctcttcaagataaAGATGCgcaaggggcagtctgtccatgatcactgtttgactatgatcaaggatctagaggagcttgagaagctcagcatgaccatgcataaggaattgcaagtagatttgATCCTGTAATCCCTTCCAAattcatttgggcagtttatagtaaacaaccatatgaataagattgaatggaACAAGTTTGAGttgttaaatatgttggtaactgctgaaagggccttgaaaggttcaaggggcactaTTCTCACTACTGAGTTagcttctactttcaagagaaagtctgcttggaagaagaagtctgcgaagaagcagaaaaaagagaaaaagctaaagaaggaagtttaaaagaaaaaggctgatgataaagaaaaatgtttccactgcaacgccgatggccattggaagagaaactgtccttcatatctcgagagtctgaagaacaaaagggcagacacaccttcgaaaggtatgttagacttgcttgttattgaaactaatctaacggtttcttctacttccaattgggttatagattttggttctagtgctcacttatgcactactatgcagggtctaaaaaaaatagaaggatagcggaaggtgcagtaatccttcgggttggcaatggagcaaaagTTGTTGCTGTGGCTGTgagcacctatcctctgcgactaccgtctggatttagtttgatacttagagactgttattatgtacctgctgctagcagaaatttgatttttgtttcatgtttAGTACAGGATGATCATGTTTTTGCATTCGACAAAGGCTGCTATTccatttattttagaaataaattagttgcaagtggttttataattgacggtctctatcacttacatatggatgtatctgtgaatgtatctgagcaagtagtgagtgtcataggatccaaaagatctagataTAAGATAAactagaagtatttgtggcacctcagacttggccatat is drawn from Phoenix dactylifera cultivar Barhee BC4 unplaced genomic scaffold, palm_55x_up_171113_PBpolish2nd_filt_p 000274F, whole genome shotgun sequence and contains these coding sequences:
- the LOC108510795 gene encoding uncharacterized mitochondrial protein AtMg00860-like — encoded protein: MDEHMQHLDLVLCILEEYHFYIKTFKCAFVQEELEYLGHIESDDGVRVNSHKIEAMTDWPLPKDVSALRGFLGLTGYYRQFVRDYSLIAKLLTSMLKKDGFE